A single genomic interval of Chryseobacterium paludis harbors:
- a CDS encoding low affinity iron permease family protein, with protein sequence MKNIILNKITDQPIRFTGTVIAFIVVGVLVLVWGILGSVFSFSPTWRIAISTGITLITFSMIFFTLKSQNNDSKAMQIKLNELVKAHEQSNNRIVDIEDHTEEKFQKLYEKRRKIDSNQTRLKNEQHASNHRYK encoded by the coding sequence ATGAAAAATATTATATTAAACAAAATCACAGATCAACCCATACGTTTTACAGGAACTGTCATCGCATTTATTGTAGTCGGAGTATTGGTTCTTGTATGGGGTATCCTGGGATCTGTCTTTTCTTTCTCACCCACCTGGAGAATAGCCATCAGTACAGGGATAACCTTAATTACCTTTTCAATGATTTTCTTTACTCTAAAATCGCAAAATAATGATTCAAAAGCAATGCAGATAAAATTAAATGAATTGGTTAAAGCCCATGAACAGTCAAATAACCGGATCGTTGACATAGAAGATCATACAGAGGAAAAATTTCAAAAACTATATGAGAAAAGAAGAAAAATTGATTCAAACCAAACTCGTTTGAAAAACGAACAACATGCTTCTAATCATCGTTACAAATAA
- a CDS encoding catalase codes for MKDPKNQKDPKLDQLQNHTTDNTDQNLTTNQGLKINNNQDSLKSDDRGPSLLEDFILREKITHFDHERIPERIVHARGSGAHGIFKLNKSLKKYTKSKFLGEEGKETPVFVRFSTVAGSAGSTDLARDVRGFAIKFYTEEGNYDLVGNNIPVFFIQDAMKFPDLIHAVKPEPDNAIPQAASAHDTFWDFISLMPESMHMIMWAMSDRAIPRSYRMMEGFGVHTFKFINEKGKMHFVKFHFKPKLGVHSVAWDEATKISGKDSDFHRRDLWEAIENGAFPEWDFGVQIIPEEDEHRFDFDLLDPTKLIPEEEIPVELVGTLTLNRNPDNFFAETEQVAFHPGHLVPGIDFTNDPLLQGRLFSYTDTQLSRLGSPNFHEIPINRSINTVHNNQRDGHMRQQIVKGKVSYEPNTMGGGCPFQAMMKDGGFSTQSERVDGSKIRARSQSFVDHYSQAKLFYNSQSVDEKRHLQNAIIFELSKVTIPAIRERVVGQLAFINKDLASTVAKKVGVEATKLKQPNGSIPADTNPKTLQSPEKEPLTKSSEALSMANTVKDTIKSRVIGFMMENGVKADDVKTLQSKLQSKGAVVQIISGNLAPVKADDGTIFEPKHSLTSTSSVCFDALYVCSGKKSAENLMNEDNRPGTLLFVNEAYKHCKAIYFGNETDSVYQASHIKNKKHDDPAVITAENKDADTRFIKAIANHRVWELEKERNNPV; via the coding sequence ATGAAAGACCCTAAAAATCAAAAAGACCCCAAATTAGATCAACTTCAGAACCATACCACTGATAATACTGATCAGAATCTTACCACTAATCAGGGATTAAAAATCAATAATAATCAGGATTCATTAAAATCTGATGATCGGGGACCAAGTCTGCTTGAAGACTTTATCCTTAGAGAAAAGATCACTCATTTTGATCATGAAAGAATTCCTGAAAGGATTGTCCATGCCCGAGGTTCAGGAGCTCATGGCATATTTAAATTAAATAAAAGCTTAAAAAAATATACTAAGTCAAAATTCTTAGGAGAAGAAGGTAAGGAAACTCCTGTTTTTGTCCGTTTTTCCACTGTTGCCGGAAGCGCAGGGAGTACCGATTTAGCGCGTGATGTAAGAGGTTTTGCTATTAAATTTTATACAGAAGAAGGTAATTATGATTTAGTAGGTAATAATATTCCTGTATTTTTTATTCAGGATGCTATGAAATTCCCTGATCTTATTCATGCCGTAAAGCCTGAACCCGACAATGCAATTCCACAAGCTGCTTCAGCACATGACACTTTTTGGGATTTCATTTCGTTAATGCCGGAAAGCATGCATATGATTATGTGGGCAATGAGTGACAGGGCAATCCCGAGAAGTTACAGGATGATGGAAGGCTTTGGGGTTCACACCTTCAAATTTATTAATGAAAAAGGAAAAATGCATTTTGTGAAATTTCATTTTAAGCCTAAACTGGGAGTTCATTCTGTAGCTTGGGATGAAGCCACAAAAATATCTGGAAAAGATTCAGATTTCCATAGAAGAGATTTATGGGAAGCTATTGAAAATGGAGCATTTCCGGAATGGGATTTTGGTGTACAGATCATCCCCGAAGAAGATGAACACCGATTTGATTTTGATTTGTTGGATCCAACCAAATTAATTCCGGAAGAAGAAATACCGGTGGAACTTGTAGGTACTTTAACACTCAACAGAAACCCAGACAATTTCTTTGCTGAAACAGAACAAGTTGCTTTCCACCCGGGACACCTGGTTCCTGGAATTGATTTTACCAATGATCCATTATTACAAGGAAGATTATTTTCCTATACAGATACACAATTATCGAGGTTAGGATCTCCTAATTTCCATGAAATACCTATCAACAGATCCATCAATACGGTTCACAATAATCAACGGGACGGACATATGCGCCAGCAAATTGTAAAAGGCAAGGTAAGTTATGAACCCAATACTATGGGTGGAGGCTGTCCATTTCAGGCCATGATGAAAGACGGTGGATTCTCTACACAAAGTGAAAGGGTAGATGGCAGTAAAATACGCGCCAGAAGTCAAAGCTTCGTAGATCACTATTCCCAGGCTAAATTATTCTATAACAGCCAATCTGTTGATGAAAAACGACATCTTCAAAATGCCATTATTTTTGAATTATCTAAGGTCACTATTCCTGCCATCCGTGAAAGAGTGGTTGGACAATTGGCTTTTATTAATAAAGATTTAGCTTCTACGGTAGCAAAAAAAGTAGGGGTAGAGGCTACCAAACTGAAACAGCCTAATGGAAGTATACCCGCAGATACCAATCCTAAAACATTACAAAGTCCTGAAAAAGAACCGCTGACAAAAAGTTCTGAGGCACTAAGTATGGCCAATACCGTGAAAGATACGATAAAGAGCCGTGTCATCGGTTTTATGATGGAGAATGGGGTGAAAGCAGATGACGTAAAAACATTACAATCTAAGCTTCAAAGTAAAGGAGCCGTAGTTCAGATCATTTCCGGAAACTTAGCTCCTGTTAAGGCGGATGATGGGACAATTTTTGAGCCTAAACATTCTCTTACAAGTACGTCCAGTGTATGTTTCGATGCCCTTTATGTATGCAGTGGTAAAAAATCGGCTGAAAATTTAATGAACGAAGATAATCGACCGGGAACGCTGTTATTTGTTAATGAAGCTTATAAACACTGTAAAGCCATTTACTTTGGAAATGAAACAGATTCAGTTTATCAGGCAAGTCATATTAAAAATAAAAAACATGACGATCCTGCTGTTATTACTGCTGAGAACAAAGATGCCGATACCCGATTCATCAAAGCAATTGCCAATCATCGGGTTTGGGAATTAGAAAAAGAAAGAAATAACCCAGTTTAA
- a CDS encoding CinA family protein, with the protein MQLQQTLLDYISQSLLTINETVSVAETVTSGFLQFSFSQMQNASLFYKGGLTAYTLEEKVKILNVDRKEAEECDGVSQKIANTMALSVAKLFSTQWSIAITGFATPSRYSDYNLFSFFSINYKNEIVLSKRIELPYKTSAMKAQLYYAEFILGCFKSKLNQQLILK; encoded by the coding sequence ATGCAACTTCAACAGACTTTACTTGATTATATCAGCCAATCTTTACTTACGATCAACGAAACCGTTTCAGTTGCTGAAACGGTTACATCTGGTTTTTTACAATTTTCGTTTTCACAAATGCAGAATGCCTCCTTATTTTATAAGGGTGGACTTACTGCTTATACGTTAGAAGAAAAAGTGAAAATCTTAAATGTTGACAGAAAAGAGGCTGAAGAATGTGATGGTGTATCACAAAAAATTGCCAATACAATGGCTCTTAGCGTAGCCAAATTATTCTCAACACAATGGTCAATAGCCATTACAGGATTTGCCACACCAAGTCGATATTCGGATTATAATCTTTTTTCTTTTTTCTCAATTAATTATAAAAATGAAATTGTTCTTTCCAAAAGAATAGAATTGCCTTATAAAACTTCAGCAATGAAGGCTCAGCTGTATTATGCTGAGTTTATATTAGGATGCTTTAAAAGCAAATTGAACCAACAATTGATATTAAAGTAA